A genomic segment from Agrobacterium vitis encodes:
- a CDS encoding alpha/beta hydrolase, with protein sequence MTKFPLALRRRHVLSLASLSFLGLATSGQAASLAPGEVPLWPGRAPGGGGPRLGRRTIHKAALLRIATPTLRMVRPQIPNGTAVLIAPGGGYHFVEERKEGEAAAQWLAARGVTAFILTYRLPGEGWFVGPRAPLQDAQRALRLIRAQGDTLGLDTQKIGSMGFSAGGHLMGMLSTRFAEPVYSPVDNADTLSARPDFTMLAYPVITLKAPYNHTWTRVEMVGKHPSDADVAAWSVETHVNSTCPPVFLAHAKDDPVANIEHSRLMQAACRKAGVSADLVELEQGGHGFAMGEGSMGKTPRPPVLWTPALEAWMQGRNLV encoded by the coding sequence ATGACCAAGTTTCCCCTAGCCCTCCGACGGAGGCATGTCCTGAGCCTTGCTTCTTTGAGTTTCCTGGGTCTCGCGACATCAGGGCAAGCCGCATCCCTGGCGCCCGGTGAAGTGCCGCTTTGGCCGGGTCGGGCGCCGGGCGGTGGGGGGCCTCGGCTTGGCAGGCGGACCATTCACAAGGCAGCATTGCTGCGGATCGCCACGCCAACCCTGCGAATGGTCCGTCCTCAAATCCCAAATGGCACAGCCGTGCTGATTGCACCCGGCGGCGGCTATCATTTCGTTGAGGAGCGTAAGGAGGGCGAAGCCGCCGCGCAGTGGCTGGCCGCCCGTGGCGTTACCGCTTTCATTCTCACCTACCGTCTTCCGGGCGAAGGCTGGTTCGTCGGCCCGCGTGCGCCATTGCAGGATGCCCAGCGGGCCTTGCGGCTGATCCGTGCACAGGGTGACACATTGGGCCTTGATACTCAGAAAATTGGCAGTATGGGATTTTCCGCCGGTGGGCATTTGATGGGCATGCTATCAACCCGCTTTGCTGAGCCGGTGTATTCGCCTGTGGATAATGCCGATACGCTGTCGGCAAGGCCGGATTTCACCATGCTGGCCTATCCGGTGATTACCCTGAAGGCCCCTTATAATCATACCTGGACCCGGGTCGAGATGGTCGGCAAGCATCCAAGCGATGCCGATGTTGCGGCCTGGTCGGTGGAAACCCATGTCAACTCCACTTGCCCGCCGGTCTTTCTGGCCCATGCCAAGGACGATCCGGTTGCCAATATCGAGCATTCCAGACTGATGCAGGCGGCTTGCCGCAAAGCTGGTGTTTCCGCCGATCTGGTCGAGCTTGAGCAGGGTGGCCACGGCTTTGCCATGGGCGAAGGGAGCATGGGGAAAACGCCCAGGCCGCCGGTGCTCTGGACACCGGCGCTTGAGGCATGGATGCAGGGCCGCAATCTGGTTTGA
- the pepT gene encoding peptidase T: protein MPDTILDRFLRYVVIDTQSDPESTSQPSTEKQKDLGHVLVSELLAMGLSDAHLDEHGNVYATIPANVDKPVPVICFCSHMDTAPDFTGTNVKPQLLKNYQGGDIVLSGDANQIIRVSDNPQLTTQIGHDIVTTDGTTLLGADDKAGIAEIMAAAQFLIDNPHIRHGAIKILFTTDEEIGRGADKVDLKKLGAAFGYTMDGSTIGEIENETFSADGVDITITGVAIHPGTAKGRMENAIKIASAIIARLPKDQTPETTEGRQGFIHPTDISGSMDEAHLKFIIRDFVDEGLAQKEARLEEITRDVMRDYPGSTYRFEVKQQYRNMKVVLDQVPMVMDNLEEAVRRVGLTPVLHSIRGGTDGSRLSFMGLPCPNIYTGGHAYHSPLEWISVQDMEVAVKTIVELTKVWEERAD, encoded by the coding sequence ATGCCCGATACAATTCTCGACCGTTTCCTGCGCTATGTCGTCATCGACACACAATCAGACCCCGAATCAACCAGCCAGCCCTCCACGGAAAAACAGAAGGACCTCGGCCATGTGCTGGTGAGTGAATTGCTGGCCATGGGCCTTTCCGACGCCCATCTGGATGAGCACGGCAATGTCTATGCGACCATTCCCGCCAATGTCGACAAGCCGGTTCCGGTGATCTGCTTCTGCTCGCATATGGATACGGCACCGGATTTCACCGGCACGAATGTGAAGCCGCAGCTGCTGAAAAACTATCAGGGCGGAGATATCGTTCTGTCCGGCGACGCCAATCAGATCATCCGGGTCAGTGACAATCCGCAGCTCACCACGCAAATCGGCCATGACATTGTCACCACCGATGGCACCACACTGCTGGGTGCCGACGACAAGGCGGGTATTGCCGAAATCATGGCGGCGGCGCAGTTCCTGATCGACAATCCGCACATCCGGCATGGCGCCATCAAAATCCTCTTCACCACCGACGAAGAGATTGGCCGAGGTGCCGACAAGGTGGATCTGAAAAAGCTGGGCGCAGCCTTTGGCTACACCATGGATGGCAGCACGATCGGCGAGATCGAGAACGAGACATTTTCGGCAGACGGCGTGGATATCACCATAACCGGTGTTGCCATCCATCCCGGCACGGCCAAGGGCCGGATGGAAAACGCCATCAAGATCGCCAGCGCTATCATTGCCCGGCTGCCGAAGGACCAGACCCCCGAAACCACCGAGGGCCGCCAGGGCTTCATTCACCCCACCGACATCAGCGGTTCCATGGATGAAGCTCATCTGAAATTCATCATCCGCGATTTTGTCGATGAAGGCTTAGCTCAGAAAGAAGCGCGACTGGAAGAGATTACCCGCGATGTGATGCGCGACTACCCCGGATCGACCTACAGATTCGAGGTCAAGCAGCAATATCGCAATATGAAAGTGGTGCTCGACCAAGTTCCGATGGTGATGGACAATCTTGAGGAAGCGGTGCGCCGCGTTGGCCTCACCCCCGTGCTGCACAGCATTCGCGGCGGAACCGATGGCTCGCGCCTGTCCTTCATGGGCCTGCCCTGCCCCAATATCTATACTGGTGGCCATGCTTACCACTCGCCACTCGAATGGATAAGCGTTCAGGACATGGAAGTCGCCGTGAAAACCATTGTGGAGCTGACAAAGGTCTGGGAAGAGCGGGCAGACTGA
- a CDS encoding carbonic anhydrase: MSDFLKRVSSFREEVFPTHSGLYRKLAREGQQPQALMISCADSRVMPEVITQSGPGELFVCRNAGNIVPPFSTMNGGVSSAIEYAVVALGVRDIVVCGHSDCGAMKGLCNHELLAPMPNVAAWLRHSQAAYSIVCEAYPDDLPHKDKVRAVAMENVVIQLDHLKTHPSVAAKLATNDITLHGWFFDIETGEVQVYDGAEKRFLVIEGEKPLPVAVSGRATPHIMADPFVAVAAE, encoded by the coding sequence ATGAGTGATTTTTTGAAGCGCGTTTCGAGTTTCCGGGAAGAAGTATTTCCAACCCATTCGGGTCTCTATCGCAAACTGGCCCGTGAAGGGCAGCAGCCCCAGGCCTTGATGATTTCCTGCGCCGATAGCCGGGTCATGCCGGAAGTGATTACCCAGTCCGGCCCTGGCGAATTGTTCGTATGCCGCAACGCGGGCAATATCGTTCCACCGTTCTCGACCATGAATGGCGGCGTTTCCTCGGCCATCGAATATGCTGTCGTGGCGCTTGGCGTGCGCGACATCGTCGTGTGCGGCCATTCCGATTGCGGTGCCATGAAGGGTCTGTGCAATCACGAACTGCTGGCGCCAATGCCCAATGTGGCCGCCTGGTTGCGCCATAGCCAGGCAGCCTATTCCATCGTCTGCGAGGCCTATCCTGACGATCTGCCGCACAAGGACAAGGTGCGGGCCGTGGCGATGGAAAATGTGGTCATTCAGCTCGATCACCTGAAGACCCACCCCTCGGTCGCCGCCAAACTTGCCACCAATGACATTACTCTGCATGGCTGGTTCTTCGACATCGAGACCGGCGAGGTGCAGGTTTATGATGGCGCGGAGAAACGCTTCCTGGTGATCGAAGGTGAAAAGCCGCTGCCGGTTGCGGTTTCCGGGCGTGCCACGCCGCATATCATGGCCGATCCTTTCGTAGCGGTGGCGGCGGAGTGA
- a CDS encoding SulP family inorganic anion transporter yields MEKTSSALTRDIASSIVVFLVAIPLCLGIAIASGVPVAMGLVSGIVGGIVIGVIAGSPLQVSGPAAGLAVIVFGFVEEYGLVLLGPVLIVAGFLQVLAGYLKLGSWFRAISPAVVHGMLAGIGILIVLGQVHVLMDAKPAAGGVENVAAMDETIGKVISGGMSNHSIALIIGLISLLAMVGWEKLRPARLRLVPGALIGVAAGTLLAVGLDLPIARVQVPATLLEGIRLPTMESFAGLAQPGVIATVLIIAVIASAETLLSAAAVDRMHDGERTRFNKELVAQGVGNSLCGLLGALPVTGVIVRSSANIQAGAATRRSTIFHGIWILALVALLPQLLGVVPLTALAAVLLVTGWRLVSLQHVRHLFDHHGWVPVAVWATTVSLVVVQDLLVGVAVGLFLSIMEIIPFLRRKLHIDHHENDDSIQLKLNGVGTCRDVPALLATLESLPDGKKVLITPAGLHYVDHTYAETLTEWVTRERRAGRPLEVSASSQLAPKVASMVDRLCVKPA; encoded by the coding sequence ATGGAAAAAACCAGTTCAGCTCTGACACGGGACATCGCTTCGTCCATCGTTGTCTTTCTCGTCGCCATTCCGCTGTGCCTCGGCATTGCCATCGCATCCGGCGTACCGGTGGCGATGGGCCTCGTCTCCGGCATTGTCGGCGGCATTGTTATCGGCGTCATCGCCGGTTCCCCCTTGCAGGTCTCTGGCCCGGCGGCAGGGCTTGCGGTGATCGTCTTCGGCTTTGTTGAAGAATATGGGCTTGTTCTTCTGGGGCCGGTGCTTATCGTCGCCGGATTTTTGCAGGTCCTGGCCGGCTATCTCAAGCTCGGCTCGTGGTTTCGCGCCATTTCGCCTGCCGTCGTGCATGGTATGCTGGCGGGAATCGGTATCCTGATCGTCCTTGGCCAGGTCCATGTGCTGATGGACGCCAAGCCTGCTGCCGGTGGCGTTGAAAATGTCGCCGCCATGGATGAGACCATCGGCAAGGTGATCAGCGGCGGCATGAGCAATCACAGCATAGCGCTCATTATCGGCCTGATCTCTTTGCTGGCCATGGTTGGCTGGGAAAAATTGCGGCCAGCCCGGCTGCGGCTGGTGCCGGGGGCATTGATCGGCGTAGCCGCCGGAACCTTGCTGGCGGTCGGCCTCGACCTGCCGATTGCCCGGGTTCAGGTTCCAGCCACCCTGCTGGAAGGCATTCGCTTGCCAACGATGGAAAGCTTTGCCGGGCTTGCCCAGCCGGGGGTGATCGCCACCGTGCTGATCATCGCCGTCATCGCCAGCGCCGAAACCCTGCTATCGGCTGCCGCCGTTGACAGGATGCATGATGGCGAACGCACCCGTTTCAACAAGGAACTGGTGGCGCAGGGCGTCGGCAATAGCCTGTGCGGCCTACTGGGTGCTCTGCCGGTAACCGGCGTTATCGTTCGCTCCTCTGCCAATATCCAGGCAGGCGCTGCAACGCGCCGCTCTACTATTTTCCATGGAATCTGGATTCTGGCTCTGGTGGCGCTTCTGCCACAATTGCTGGGCGTCGTGCCTTTGACCGCTCTGGCTGCAGTGCTTTTGGTAACCGGCTGGCGACTGGTGAGCTTGCAGCATGTGCGTCACCTGTTCGATCACCACGGCTGGGTGCCAGTCGCGGTCTGGGCCACGACGGTCAGTCTTGTCGTCGTCCAGGATCTTCTGGTGGGGGTTGCGGTCGGCCTGTTTCTCTCGATTATGGAAATCATTCCGTTCCTGCGCCGTAAACTGCATATCGACCATCATGAGAATGATGATTCGATCCAGTTGAAGCTGAACGGTGTTGGGACCTGCCGGGACGTTCCGGCATTGCTGGCCACACTGGAATCGCTTCCAGACGGAAAGAAAGTGCTGATTACGCCCGCAGGGCTGCATTATGTCGATCACACCTATGCCGAAACCCTGACGGAATGGGTGACGCGCGAAAGACGGGCAGGGCGACCGCTCGAGGTGAGCGCTTCCAGTCAGCTTGCCCCGAAAGTTGCCTCCATGGTGGATCGGCTCTGCGTCAAGCCTGCATAG
- a CDS encoding TerC family protein, translating to MDFLWVDFMGKPTWMWLFFLAIVLFLLVLDLGVLHKNSKEIGMAESFAFSAFYITLGVLFGGWIWWQSGPQAGLEYLTGFVIEKSLAMDNIFVIAMIFGYFAIPRAYQHRVLLYGILGVIVLRGIMIAAGAAIVESYHWVLYFFAAFLVFTGVKMLLSADSQYDVANNPALKLARRYLPVTDKLEGDSFVVRKQDETTGKLKTYITPLLLALIMVEFVDLVFAVDSIPAIFAITTDPYIVYTSNIFAILGLRALYFALSALIHRFAYLKYALSVVLIFIGSKIFLADMLGIAKIPPLLSLTITLAILAAGIVGSLWATRKDEKKDVIEE from the coding sequence ATGGATTTTCTTTGGGTCGATTTTATGGGCAAGCCAACATGGATGTGGCTTTTCTTCCTTGCAATCGTTCTATTTCTTCTGGTTCTCGATCTTGGTGTTCTGCATAAGAACAGCAAGGAGATCGGCATGGCCGAAAGCTTTGCTTTCTCGGCCTTCTACATCACTCTGGGCGTGTTGTTCGGCGGCTGGATATGGTGGCAATCGGGTCCGCAAGCCGGACTTGAATATCTGACGGGCTTTGTCATCGAAAAAAGCCTGGCGATGGACAATATCTTCGTCATCGCCATGATCTTCGGCTATTTCGCCATCCCTCGCGCCTATCAGCACCGGGTGCTGCTCTACGGTATTCTCGGCGTGATCGTGCTGCGCGGCATCATGATTGCGGCAGGTGCGGCGATTGTCGAAAGCTATCACTGGGTTCTGTATTTCTTTGCGGCCTTCCTGGTGTTTACCGGTGTCAAAATGCTGCTATCGGCCGACAGCCAATATGATGTCGCCAACAACCCGGCCTTGAAGCTGGCGCGGCGCTACCTGCCTGTCACCGACAAGTTGGAAGGCGACAGTTTCGTGGTGCGCAAGCAGGACGAAACGACTGGCAAGCTGAAAACCTATATCACGCCGCTGCTTCTGGCGCTGATCATGGTGGAATTCGTCGACCTGGTGTTTGCGGTCGATTCGATCCCGGCGATTTTTGCGATCACCACTGATCCCTATATCGTCTACACCTCGAATATCTTCGCCATCCTCGGCCTGCGCGCCCTCTACTTCGCGCTATCCGCCCTTATCCACCGCTTCGCTTACCTGAAATACGCGCTGTCAGTCGTGCTGATCTTCATCGGCTCGAAAATCTTTCTTGCCGACATGCTGGGTATCGCCAAGATCCCACCGCTGCTGTCGCTAACCATCACGCTGGCAATCCTGGCAGCTGGTATTGTTGGATCTCTGTGGGCGACCCGCAAGGACGAGAAAAAGGATGTTATCGAAGAGTAA
- the rpsD gene encoding 30S ribosomal protein S4: MSKRASSKYKIDRRMGENIWGRPKSPVNRREYGPGQHGQRRKGKLSDFGVQLRAKQKLKGYYGDLREKQFRATYDEANRRKGDTSENLIGLLESRLDAIVYRAKFVPTVFAARQFVNHGHVSVNGVKVNIGSYRCKAGDVIEVRQKSKQLAIVLEATQLAERDVPDYIEVDHNKMVATFVRVPGLSDVPYAVIMEPQLVVEFYSR; encoded by the coding sequence ATGAGCAAGCGCGCATCTTCCAAGTATAAAATCGACCGCCGCATGGGCGAAAATATCTGGGGCCGCCCGAAGTCCCCGGTCAACCGTCGCGAATATGGCCCCGGCCAGCACGGTCAGCGCCGCAAGGGCAAGCTTTCCGACTTCGGTGTGCAGCTGCGCGCCAAGCAGAAGCTGAAGGGCTACTACGGAGACCTGCGTGAAAAGCAGTTCCGCGCCACCTACGACGAAGCCAACCGTCGTAAGGGCGATACTTCCGAGAACCTGATCGGCCTCTTGGAATCGCGTCTGGACGCCATCGTCTACCGCGCCAAGTTCGTGCCGACTGTGTTTGCTGCTCGCCAGTTCGTCAACCACGGCCACGTTTCGGTCAATGGCGTCAAGGTCAATATCGGTTCCTACCGCTGCAAGGCTGGTGACGTTATTGAAGTGCGTCAGAAGTCCAAGCAGTTGGCCATCGTTCTGGAAGCCACGCAGCTTGCCGAACGTGACGTTCCCGATTACATCGAAGTTGATCACAACAAGATGGTTGCGACCTTCGTTCGCGTTCCCGGCCTGTCGGACGTTCCTTACGCCGTCATCATGGAACCGCAGCTGGTCGTCGAATTCTACTCGCGTTGA
- a CDS encoding glutaminase, translating to MDLQAIVDDIVGEMQPRLGEGKVADYIPELATIDPKQFGIAITTVDGQTFTAGDAAVPFSIQSISKVFMLTLALGKTGEGVWKRVGREPSGSSFNSIVQLEHEHGIPRNPFINAGAIVVTDMVLAGHKPREAIGEFLRFMQFLADDDSITIDRKVAQSEQTTGYRNFALANFMSGFGNLHHAVEMVLGVYFHQCALAMSCVQLSHAGLYLANRGTNPLSGFSVVSPKRARRINALMLTCGHYDGSGDFAYHVGLPGKSGVGGGILAIAPGKASIAVWSPGLNKVGNSALGSEALELLATRTGWSVFGN from the coding sequence ATGGATTTGCAGGCAATTGTTGACGACATTGTCGGTGAGATGCAGCCTCGACTCGGGGAAGGCAAGGTTGCCGATTATATTCCCGAGCTTGCGACGATCGACCCGAAGCAATTCGGCATTGCCATCACTACCGTCGACGGCCAGACCTTCACCGCAGGCGATGCAGCGGTGCCATTTTCCATCCAGAGCATTTCCAAGGTGTTCATGCTGACGCTGGCGCTTGGCAAAACGGGTGAGGGCGTCTGGAAGCGGGTCGGGCGAGAGCCCTCCGGCTCATCCTTCAACTCCATCGTTCAGCTGGAGCATGAGCATGGTATTCCGCGCAACCCCTTCATCAATGCGGGCGCCATCGTTGTGACGGATATGGTGCTGGCCGGGCATAAGCCGCGCGAAGCCATCGGTGAATTCCTGCGCTTCATGCAATTCCTGGCCGATGACGACAGTATCACCATCGACCGGAAGGTGGCGCAGTCTGAGCAGACGACTGGCTACCGTAATTTCGCACTGGCCAATTTCATGAGCGGTTTTGGTAATCTGCACCACGCGGTGGAGATGGTTCTGGGTGTTTATTTCCATCAATGCGCGCTGGCGATGAGCTGTGTGCAACTCTCCCATGCGGGTCTGTATCTTGCCAACCGGGGTACAAATCCGCTTAGTGGCTTTTCCGTGGTCTCGCCAAAGCGGGCGCGGCGCATTAACGCCTTGATGCTGACCTGCGGCCATTATGATGGCTCGGGGGATTTTGCCTATCATGTCGGTCTGCCCGGCAAGAGCGGCGTGGGCGGCGGCATCCTGGCGATAGCGCCGGGCAAGGCCTCTATTGCAGTGTGGTCTCCGGGATTGAACAAAGTCGGCAATTCGGCGCTTGGATCGGAAGCGCTCGAACTGCTGGCTACCCGGACCGGCTGGTCGGTTTTTGGAAATTGA
- a CDS encoding ChbG/HpnK family deacetylase: MISDMKINAAPLCIVADGYGLSPGVNQAIRTLLSEGKVRGTGCMTVFADWRDEASLLLPVIDRCGGAIGLHLTLTNFLPLSGVQPMCSFRRRLTQSFMGGVDKGKLQRELDAQLNAFIDVIGRVPDYIDGHQHIHFLPVVREWLVARRDLLISPRGNSPWLRGEPDARLATSLAQRAKISLVQRMARGFNTEMQAAGYAIKGPLTGFYERGKPNGFADALRYFRSHAPHDAVVMCHPGHSDAILRARDRLMMAREVEFAELMRQ; encoded by the coding sequence GTGATCTCAGATATGAAAATCAATGCGGCGCCGCTATGCATCGTGGCTGATGGCTATGGCCTGTCGCCGGGCGTCAATCAGGCAATCAGGACGCTGCTCAGCGAGGGCAAGGTGCGTGGCACCGGCTGCATGACCGTGTTTGCCGATTGGCGCGACGAGGCATCTCTGTTGCTGCCAGTGATCGACAGATGTGGCGGCGCCATCGGCCTGCACCTGACGCTGACCAATTTCCTGCCTTTGAGCGGTGTGCAGCCCATGTGCTCCTTCCGCCGTCGCCTGACCCAGTCCTTCATGGGCGGTGTCGACAAGGGCAAGCTGCAACGCGAGCTGGATGCGCAGCTCAACGCTTTTATTGATGTGATTGGCCGCGTGCCTGATTATATCGACGGTCATCAACACATTCATTTTCTGCCCGTCGTGCGGGAATGGCTGGTGGCGCGGCGTGATCTGCTGATCAGCCCGCGCGGCAACAGTCCCTGGCTGCGTGGTGAGCCGGATGCACGGCTGGCGACCAGCCTTGCCCAGCGCGCCAAGATCAGCCTGGTGCAGCGCATGGCCCGCGGTTTCAACACGGAAATGCAGGCTGCGGGCTATGCAATCAAGGGACCGCTGACCGGTTTTTACGAGCGCGGCAAGCCGAACGGCTTTGCCGATGCGCTTCGCTATTTTCGCAGCCATGCGCCGCACGATGCGGTTGTCATGTGTCATCCCGGCCATTCGGATGCGATCCTGCGTGCGCGTGACCGGCTGATGATGGCCCGCGAGGTTGAATTTGCCGAGCTGATGCGCCAGTAA
- the ttcA gene encoding tRNA 2-thiocytidine(32) synthetase TtcA, translated as MNLALAERREADEVDDAQESVRHPLFDAAPQSVSFNKLRKRLLRHVRQAIDDFGMLNGQKRWLIGLSGGKDSYGLLALLMDLKWRGLLPVELIACNLDQGQPNFPKHVLPDYLKSIGMLHRIEYRDTYSIVKEKVPAGGTYCSLCSRLRRGNLYRIAREEGCDALVLGHHREDILETFFMNFFHGGRLAAMPAKLLNDEGDLFVLRPLAYAAEDDLAKFAAAMQFPIIPCDLCGSQDGLQRNAMKDMLAGIEAKMPGRKDAMLRALSHVNPSHLLDPALFDFSGLTVTKPS; from the coding sequence ATGAACCTTGCATTGGCGGAACGTAGAGAGGCCGATGAGGTCGACGACGCGCAGGAGAGCGTTCGCCATCCTCTGTTTGATGCCGCACCGCAATCGGTCTCCTTCAACAAGCTGCGCAAGCGATTGCTGCGCCACGTGCGTCAGGCAATCGACGATTTCGGCATGTTGAACGGCCAGAAGCGCTGGCTAATCGGCCTTTCCGGCGGCAAGGACAGCTATGGCCTCCTGGCGCTGCTGATGGACCTGAAATGGCGCGGCCTGTTGCCCGTTGAATTGATCGCCTGCAATCTCGATCAGGGTCAGCCTAATTTTCCCAAGCATGTCCTGCCGGATTATCTTAAATCCATCGGCATGCTGCATCGCATCGAATATCGAGACACTTATTCCATCGTCAAGGAAAAGGTCCCGGCAGGCGGCACCTATTGTTCGCTCTGCTCACGACTGCGGCGCGGTAATCTCTACCGTATCGCCCGTGAAGAAGGCTGTGATGCGCTGGTGCTCGGCCATCACCGCGAAGACATTCTCGAAACCTTCTTCATGAATTTTTTCCATGGTGGCCGGTTGGCGGCCATGCCAGCCAAGCTGTTGAATGATGAGGGCGATCTGTTTGTGCTGCGACCGCTGGCCTATGCGGCGGAAGACGATCTCGCCAAATTCGCCGCTGCCATGCAGTTTCCAATCATTCCCTGCGATCTCTGTGGCTCGCAGGACGGTTTGCAGCGCAACGCTATGAAGGACATGCTGGCCGGGATCGAAGCCAAGATGCCGGGCCGCAAGGATGCGATGCTGCGGGCGTTGTCGCATGTGAACCCCTCGCATCTGCTTGATCCCGCACTTTTCGATTTTTCCGGGCTGACTGTCACGAAGCCGTCATAA
- a CDS encoding inositol monophosphatase family protein: MFHDHDIDAVLQIVKDAAASQIVPRFRRLGVSDISEKKSSIDLVTEADLLSEKQMTDAFLARWPGALIVGEEACETNLGVIDALRDAELAFVIDPVDGTFNFQAGLPLHATNLAVVVRGETVAGIIHESVLGDTLVAARGAGAQFLRANGERVPVKVAAPCDLSAMVGTISINELSGEEKRRIAGNLTKTKMAFAFNCSAYEYWLVATGKVHFIGHYKLMPWDHLAGVLIHQEAGGVTARFDGSPYLPGDITGGILTAPDRESWEMILREVIQAR, translated from the coding sequence GTGTTTCATGACCATGATATCGACGCCGTCCTGCAGATCGTCAAGGACGCCGCCGCCAGCCAGATCGTGCCTCGTTTTCGCCGTTTGGGTGTTTCCGATATTTCCGAGAAGAAATCCTCTATCGATCTTGTCACCGAGGCCGATCTTCTGTCGGAAAAGCAGATGACGGACGCTTTCCTCGCCCGTTGGCCCGGCGCCCTGATCGTCGGAGAGGAGGCTTGCGAAACAAATCTAGGCGTGATCGACGCGTTGAGGGATGCCGAACTGGCATTCGTCATTGATCCGGTCGACGGAACGTTCAATTTCCAGGCAGGTCTGCCTTTGCATGCCACCAATCTTGCCGTCGTGGTGCGTGGTGAGACCGTGGCGGGAATTATCCACGAATCGGTGCTTGGCGATACGCTGGTGGCCGCTCGCGGTGCCGGTGCGCAGTTCCTGCGCGCCAATGGTGAGCGCGTGCCGGTCAAGGTCGCTGCCCCATGCGATCTCTCGGCCATGGTTGGAACGATTTCGATCAATGAATTGTCGGGCGAGGAAAAGCGCCGCATTGCCGGTAATCTCACAAAGACGAAGATGGCGTTTGCCTTCAATTGCTCGGCCTATGAATATTGGCTGGTTGCCACCGGCAAGGTCCATTTCATCGGCCATTATAAATTGATGCCCTGGGACCATCTGGCGGGCGTGCTGATCCATCAGGAAGCGGGCGGTGTGACGGCCCGGTTTGATGGCAGCCCCTACCTTCCCGGCGACATCACCGGTGGCATCCTGACGGCACCGGATCGCGAGAGCTGGGAGATGATTCTACGCGAAGTGATCCAGGCGCGATAA
- a CDS encoding inositol monophosphatase family protein — MADIDIAALANLLQEAAVKEILPRFRNLGEGDVRMKTEAIDLVTEADEAAERLIRAGIEEIMPDAVFIGEEAVAADPALLDKLADAELAVIVDPIDGTFNFAAGLPLFGVMLSVVRQGETVAGLIYDPMGNDWAIVEKGSGAWLCKPDGNQEKMEVRPAPDLAQMIGIANVGFFELEARRKLLVNLAEVRLFTSYRCAAHEYRILCQGHMHFAMYNKLMPWDHLAGTLMAQESGAYAARFDGSAYLPHHTSGGLLIAPDKESWTELREKIFNV; from the coding sequence ATGGCCGATATCGACATTGCAGCCCTTGCCAATCTTCTGCAGGAAGCGGCAGTCAAGGAAATCCTGCCGCGTTTTCGCAATCTGGGCGAAGGCGATGTACGGATGAAAACCGAGGCCATCGATCTGGTCACCGAGGCCGATGAAGCCGCCGAGCGGTTGATCCGTGCTGGTATCGAGGAGATTATGCCCGATGCGGTGTTCATCGGCGAGGAAGCGGTTGCCGCTGACCCGGCTCTGCTCGACAAGCTGGCGGATGCCGAGCTCGCCGTGATTGTCGATCCGATTGACGGCACGTTCAATTTTGCTGCCGGCCTGCCGCTGTTCGGGGTCATGCTCAGCGTCGTGCGCCAGGGCGAAACGGTTGCGGGCCTGATTTACGACCCGATGGGCAATGATTGGGCAATCGTTGAAAAGGGCAGCGGTGCTTGGCTCTGCAAACCCGACGGCAACCAGGAAAAGATGGAGGTGCGCCCGGCACCCGATCTCGCCCAGATGATCGGCATTGCCAATGTCGGCTTTTTCGAGCTGGAGGCGCGCCGCAAGCTGCTCGTCAATCTGGCCGAGGTGCGGCTGTTCACCAGCTATCGCTGTGCCGCCCACGAATACCGTATTCTCTGCCAGGGCCATATGCATTTTGCCATGTATAACAAGCTGATGCCCTGGGATCATCTGGCCGGAACGCTGATGGCTCAGGAATCGGGAGCCTATGCAGCTAGGTTCGACGGCTCCGCCTATCTGCCGCATCACACCAGCGGCGGCCTGCTGATTGCCCCTGACAAAGAGAGCTGGACAGAATTGCGCGAAAAGATTTTCAACGTTTGA